GGTCGTGACCGCTGGTGTCGTATCCCGGAAAGCAGAAGCCCATCGGCAGGATGGCAAAGTTGCGACTATCGTAAAACGCCTCTCGGTCCACGCCCAGCCATTGCCGCAGCCGGTCGCCGGAGGCATCGTTGAAGGGCAGTCCGGTTTCATGCACCCGCTTGCCCGGCGCCTGCCCGGCAATCAGAATGCGGGCAGTGGACGACAGGACCGCTACAGGCCTGGGCTCATGCGGCAGGACCGTTGGCTGCGTGGGACAATCTCGACAGATCCGGCAGGCGTGAATGGCGGCGCGCAATCCGTCGAGGTCAACAGGCAAGCTCACGGTCAATTTTCGTCCTGCCTGCGGATAATATCATTGCGAGGATGCAGCCTTCGCCATTCTTCCGGCCGGTCGAACGCGCCGGCCCAAAGCCCCACTTTGTCTGCCTGGGCCTGCTTTTCCTCACTTTCATAGCCGCCCGCATTCAAAACGAGACCGGAGCGAACCATCTCGGCGCCGACATCGCGGCCCATGACATTACAGGTCACAAGAATACGATCGTTGTCGATGCGGTCCGACCCCTGGCAGAGGACGCCAGCCTGAGCCATACGCTGGGCCAGACCGAATCGGGCCTGCGCACCGCAAAGCTGGACCACGCCATCCTCACCCCGGCACCGCTGACCAATTTCGGGTGAATCCAGGCCTTTGAGTTGCAGGCGTTGACCATTTGTCACCAATGTTTCACCATCGGCAATCACGAAAGGGCCATCGAAGGACGGCATCTTGCGGGGCCAGAAGGCGGCGGCAATCATCGTGCCGATAACCAGGCAGACGAAGGTGGCAGCAATGATCCGATGCATGCGTGACACAATCTGGCCCTTTTCAATAACAGCCGGTATCCGAGAATGGCAAATAAAACCTTTCCAGAAAGTAACTCTTAAGACTTCATGGCTAGTCTGAGACGGACCGCGGAAAAAATGCAACCACATCATGGGTAACGGCGTTTCAAACTCTACTGACAAGAATATTGTCGACCTATCGCGTAGCCACCGTAACAAGGCGACGGCAAAAGCCTTGCGCGTGACCAGAGAACGCCTGCATTCCACCCATGGCGGCACACCGGCTTTCGAAAAAGACCTGCTGTCCATGCATACCCAAGCCAGCCTGCAGGGCGCGGCCATTACACCCTTCATCACGATCCTGACGGCGGGTCTGACGGCCTACCTGTCGGGAAGCCCGATCTATATCCTCTGGGCGCTGCTGACGCTGAGTATTCACGCCCTGAACATTCTGCTCATCCGCAAGGCTGCCAAGCGCATTCCGGTCACCCATCGCCAGGAACATTGGCGCCATGTGCTGTTGGCCGGACATCTGGCCATGGGCTGCTGCTGGGCCGCCTTTACCTTCCAGACCTGCGACGCGTGCGGCCCAACAAGCGACCTGCTGCTGAAAGGCTCCGTGCTGCTGGTGGTGCTCTGCACCACGGCCATGACCAATATCCTGCTGCGTCAGGCTGTACTCTATGCGTTTACCCCACCGATCATCGCACTTTCCGCCCAGGCGTTTTTCTCGCAGCGCGTCGAAGACGCGACGCTGGCCCTGGCCTTTACCGTGTCCGTGCTGTTCTTCATCTATATCACCGGCAGGCTCTATGTCTCGAACCTCAAGCTAATCTCCTTCCAGAGCGAGAAGGACGACCTGATCGCCGAGCTGGAAGTGGCCAAATCCATGTCGGATGAGGCCCGACGCCGGGCGGAAGAAGCCAATATGGCGAAATCGCGTTTTCTCGCCTCGATGTCGCATGAGTTGCGTACACCATTGAATGCCATTCTTGGCTTTTCCGAGGTCATGGCCCAGGAAGTGCTGGGGCCGCTCAACAATCCGCTTTACCGGGAATATTCCGGCGATATTCACAGGTCCGGCCAGCACCTGCTCAATCTGATCAACGAAATCCTCGATCTGTCCCGAATCGAGGCTGGAAAATACGATCTTTCGGAAGAATCGATCTCGCTGCTTGAAGTCGCCGAGGACTGCGTCGGCATGGTGCAATTGCGCGCCAAGGCCAAGGACATCAAGATATCCCAGCAATATGAGATCAACCTGCCCGCCCTTTGGGCCGATGAAAAAGCGCTTCGGCAAGTGGTGCTAAACCTTTTGTCGAATGCCGTGAAATTCACGCCGCCGGGCGGAGAAATCCTCATCAAGGTCGGCTGGACAGTCGGCGGCGGGCAATATGTCTCCATAAAAGACAATGGTCCCGGCATCGCCGAAGAGGAAATCCCCGTGGTGCTCTCGGCCTTCGGCCAAGGCTCAATCGCTATCAAGAGCGCCGAACAGGGGACGGGCCTCGGCCTTCCCATCGTCCAAGCAATCCTTGCCAAGCATGGCGGCGAATTCAAGCTGAAATCAAAACTGCGCGAAGGGACGGAAGTGATTGCCATCCTGCCCGCCAAGCGCGTCCTGCAAACGATTCCCGCCGTACAGGGCACCCAGGCCGTGGAGCCGAAGCGGCGTTATTTCGCATAATAGACACCCAAATTCAGATTTCGGGTTCCATCAATGCATATGGGGCCGCCGTTTGCGCCCCAGCTTCCAGCCATTTTTTTGCGCCCTGGCAAACTTCAGCCCGGCCCTTCGGCGAAACCGCCGGACCGGCGCGACGTCATGGGACAGGACCAATACACCAAGCGGCACCATCCAGAAGCCAAGCACAGGCAGAAAGCCAAGACAGCCGCCAACCACCAGAAGACTGCCAACCGTGATCCGCCCGCCGCGAGACTGCGGAATAGGCAGGTTGAAACGCCCCAGATGCAGGCGTCCATTTTCGGTATCCATATGATAGCTCTTAGTTTTACTGGTCGTCACGATCGTCCTTCATGGCCGTGCGAGGCCGGTTTTCCACTCACCATCAGATGGGAAAGAGGGGAAAACAAAACAAGAGGCACTTTTTTTTCAAAAAGGGACTTGGCAAACCATCAAAGCCTGAGTAGAAGCCCACTCACACCAACGGACGCGGTTCACACCGCTTCAAACGGTACATTCCCTGGTAGCTCAGCGGTAGAGCATTCGACTGTTAATCGACAGGTCGCCGGTTCGAATCCGGCCCGGGGAGCCATATTCCAGCTAAATAGCTGACATTATAAAGCCGGATCATTTCTGATCCGGCTTTTTTTCTGTCGTCATGCAGGTTGGTTGGCTTAACGGCAAACCGTGGTGGTCTTGTAAACCCAGCGGCCATGATGACGGAACTTGACCTTCTTGGTCCGGCAGTTATCGCGGTAGGCGTGATGACGCCGCTCGAAATTGCGATGATGCGGACGACGATCGTCACGGCTGTAGTAGCGATCAGGATGATGACCGCGATCATACACCATAACCCTGACATCATCCGCCAGAGACGGCGCCGCCGTTGCTGTGATGCTTCCCAGACCGATCAGACATGCGACCAAAAATTTCTTCATCTTCTATCTCCTGATGCGTTTCACTGGAAACGATGGCTGGAGATTAAGCGAACCAAGATGAACGCAATCTGATCCTGTTGTTCATGTTGAGGACGGGTCTTTTCAGCGGTCACATGCCCACGATTACTCAGGAGCCAGGCATTCAAAAAATTGAAAAGGCCGACCTTTGTATTCGCGCTGATCCGTCTCCGTAAGGCCGATTTTGCGCAGCACGGCCAGCGAGGCGGCGTTGTCGATATGGGCGAAGGCGATGAAGGCGGTCCCGATTCCTTGCTCAAAGAACCAGTGCTTCAAACCGTCAGCGATTTCCGTTGCAAAGCCCTTGCCCCATTCACTCTGGCAGATGGAATAGCCCAGTTCGTAATGCCCACTGTCCTTCGACCATGAGAAACCGGCACGTCCGATGAAGCGGCCATCTTCGCGCGCAATCAGCTTGAGCTTGCCGATGCCGCCTGCCTCATAGTCATCCATCCAGCCACCGATGCGCTCAGCCGCATAGGACAGGCTCCATGGCTCTCCCGTGCTGACAAAGCGGCTGGTTTCCGGGGTGGAATGCAGGTCGGACAGCAATGTCTCGTCACCCGCCCGCCATGGGGTCAGCAAAAGCCGCTCCGTCTCGCAGACCAGCGGCATCTGATGGACACCGCCCGATACGACCTGACGCACGCCGGTCGTGCCGGGAAAGGTCAGTGGCAGACCTATCAATGATCGTACCGCCAGATAGGCCCAGGCCT
This region of Agrobacterium vitis genomic DNA includes:
- a CDS encoding GNAT family N-acetyltransferase; protein product: MPLVCETERLLLTPWRAGDETLLSDLHSTPETSRFVSTGEPWSLSYAAERIGGWMDDYEAGGIGKLKLIAREDGRFIGRAGFSWSKDSGHYELGYSICQSEWGKGFATEIADGLKHWFFEQGIGTAFIAFAHIDNAASLAVLRKIGLTETDQREYKGRPFQFFECLAPE
- a CDS encoding thermonuclease family protein; amino-acid sequence: MHRIIAATFVCLVIGTMIAAAFWPRKMPSFDGPFVIADGETLVTNGQRLQLKGLDSPEIGQRCRGEDGVVQLCGAQARFGLAQRMAQAGVLCQGSDRIDNDRILVTCNVMGRDVGAEMVRSGLVLNAGGYESEEKQAQADKVGLWAGAFDRPEEWRRLHPRNDIIRRQDEN
- a CDS encoding sensor histidine kinase, encoding MGNGVSNSTDKNIVDLSRSHRNKATAKALRVTRERLHSTHGGTPAFEKDLLSMHTQASLQGAAITPFITILTAGLTAYLSGSPIYILWALLTLSIHALNILLIRKAAKRIPVTHRQEHWRHVLLAGHLAMGCCWAAFTFQTCDACGPTSDLLLKGSVLLVVLCTTAMTNILLRQAVLYAFTPPIIALSAQAFFSQRVEDATLALAFTVSVLFFIYITGRLYVSNLKLISFQSEKDDLIAELEVAKSMSDEARRRAEEANMAKSRFLASMSHELRTPLNAILGFSEVMAQEVLGPLNNPLYREYSGDIHRSGQHLLNLINEILDLSRIEAGKYDLSEESISLLEVAEDCVGMVQLRAKAKDIKISQQYEINLPALWADEKALRQVVLNLLSNAVKFTPPGGEILIKVGWTVGGGQYVSIKDNGPGIAEEEIPVVLSAFGQGSIAIKSAEQGTGLGLPIVQAILAKHGGEFKLKSKLREGTEVIAILPAKRVLQTIPAVQGTQAVEPKRRYFA
- a CDS encoding uracil-DNA glycosylase family protein translates to MTVSLPVDLDGLRAAIHACRICRDCPTQPTVLPHEPRPVAVLSSTARILIAGQAPGKRVHETGLPFNDASGDRLRQWLGVDREAFYDSRNFAILPMGFCFPGYDTSGHDLPPRRECAPHWREAAMAVMPQVELVLAIGQYAQRWHMGNLRKPTLHATVESWRESFFTNRPGPKILPLPHPSWRNSGWLRRNPWFEAELLPVLKKQVDHCLR